tccgtttcacgcgtgtaatatgtcaaattgttcgtctcgtgatgctcttcattttattcaattgcaccatgttcattaaaggtcatattgatgcccaaatctctgttgcaagagggctagttgctgttatcttctggttcttatcagaacgtggagatttgtcttttttgtatcatttaatctgtgcatcttatgggcatgagctctacatgtgttttgttgtatgccatgccatctttccaagggtgtatgccatgtatttttgtgatctctgtggtgactagcacaagcatgcaaaataggctccgtaatgtttctgatttcagggacttggtaattctctaagtctttgtctgctgttattttgttgccatgtaaacttgatgctacagagagatccatgcatattttggagatgttcagtaaggatgttttgtagctattgttgtaattgatccattcctggccttttttgcaattatggagtgccatagcatgactcaatcttgctctacttttgctataaaattggcagattgtttacgtgttattcaattttgccaagcttattgtagttgatccatacatgctatgcttttgttcttgccatggttagcttcataaacatgccatcttgcctcaggtatgcttgttttgtcatgcattggcttgtggtgagtgcatcaagctcaccaacatgccttcatattattatttctgccatgctttgttttctgctaagtctgaaacctgataacgaaacttgctatgtttacatgcttgccatcatatcttctggtcctttttggcttatggtcagtaagggacttttgtcatatgcacttagtagaatacttccgtgccttgttttgctatgttaagttcctgtagcatgttgatttcgtgctctgaacattgctacatgatgctgttttctgccatgtccagtaatttcaccaagtctgtgaacctgttatcttttgtacttttgccatgcttgtttgagcttgatatgttgtgatctagccgtagctcagtgttcatattttgtcaagcatctcctgtagattactgtcatatgctttgttgctatttTGGAGAGccgtagcattgttacttgttgcattttaagtgctatcatgctgttaatcgcagattcgtgtcattcttgttttgcttccCTTTTGCagaccgtgcatccgtttccggtgatctttatatcgattcgaccgaaatcatctcatatttccagtggcatgcttggtttgccaagttactaccttgttcatcattttccttccggagcacgcatatgcactGCATATCATaccttgcatatcatacatgttttgcatcatgttgcttgtgcatttctcgtggttgattgtggttctgtttgtttgtgttcttgtcttgggtagagccgggagacgagttcgtgaacgaggaacttgttaagtacgcttacgaggatcaagatTTCGACAACTccgagaaccttgcaggcaagatgaccacccctcgaaatcacttctatctttgctttgctagttgttcgctctattgccatgctcgctacctatcacttgctatatcatgcctcccatattgccatgtcagcctctaaccatcctttcctagcaaaccgttgtttggctaagttaccgcttttgctcagcccttcttatagcgttgctagttgcaggtgaagttgaagtttgttccatgttggaacatggatatgttgggatatcacaatatctcttattgtattaatgcatctatatattttggtaaagggtggaaggctcagccttatgcctggtgttttgttccactcttgccgccctagtttctgtcttaccggtattatgttccttgagtttgcgttccttacgcggtcgggtgatttatgggacccccttgacagttcgccttgaataaaactcctccagcaaggcccaaccttggttttaccatttgccacctaagccttttcccccgggttttcgcgagcccgagggtcatctttattttaaacccccggaccagtgctccttcgagtgctggcccaaactgggcgatgtccggtgccccctgggcaaccagggtctatgccaacccgacgtcttgcccatccggtgtgccctgagaacaagatatgtgcagctcctatcgggatttgtcggcacattcgggtggctttgctggtcttgttttaccattgtcgaaatgtcttgtaaaccgggattccgagactgatcgggtctttccgggagaaggtttatccttcgttgaccgtgagagcttatgatgggctaagttgggacacccctgcagggtattatctttcgaaagccgtggccgcggttatgaggcagatgggaatttgttaatgtccggttgtagagaacttgtcacttgacccaattaaaatacaccaactgcgcgtgtagccgtgatggtctcttctcggcggagtccgggaagtgaacacggtctgagttatgtatgacgtaagtaggagttcaggatcacttcttggtcattgctagatgacgaccgttccgttgcttctcttctcgctctcttttgcatatgttagccaccatatatgcttattgccgctgcagctccacctcattacaccatcctttcctataagcttaaatagtcttgatctcgcgggtgtgagattgctgagtcctcgtgactcacagattctaccaaaacagttgcaggtgccgacgatgccagtgcagatgatgggatcgatctcaagtggtagttcgatgaggaacgtggtcgttactatgtgtcttttcctgatgatcagtagtggagcccagttgggacgatcggggatctagcatttggggttatcttattttcattcggatcttgaccgtagtcggtctatgtgtgtattttggatgatgtatgatttatatttatgtattgtgtgaagtggcgattgtaagccaactctttatcccattcttgttcattacatgggattgtgtgaagatgacccttcttgcaacaaaaccactatgcggttatgcctctaagtcgtgcctcgacacgtgggagatatagccgcatcgtgggcgttacaaaagGACTATGTGTTGATTGGTGTTTGGCTGTGTGCTAGAAAAGTAGCAAGAACTATGTTATTTGTGTTTTCTGGACCTTCTTATGACCTTGTTTAACCTTGTTTGAACATTCCAGGACCTTGTTATCACCTTATTTGCTTGCAAAGCAGCTAGACTACTATGTATTATATGCACTGCTGTACTGTACTACTTTCAACTATAAGTGTTATCTCTTATCTCTTATgtaatatatataatatatgcaCTGTTTGAGTTTTGAAACATGCAAAAAGGGCATGTGTGTACTGTTACATATTGATGTAGTATTCCGTAGTATTGTGCTATTTAAAGGCATACTGTTTAAGTGAAgattttttctatttttattttatcAGTCCTTGAAACCTATGACTTAAAAAAACTGACCGATTAATAGTCCACCGATAAAATCGATTAACCATCCGATTCTTCGATTAATCACTAATCTCCAGCCGACCGAGACGATAACGATAAGCGATATCCCAAACATTGGTAAATGCATTAGTACCCTTACCACTAGTTTTTATCTCTTTGAACAAGTAACACAGAAAGCAAAATGCAGATTCCTTCTTGATACTATATTCAAGCCAACTATGATTATGAAGCCACAAAGGATTGAATGAACGTTCTTTACTCCCAATTGTTCTTTTTTAAAAGTTATGTGCATAAGGTTTGAATGGATTTTTAAGGATATATGCTCTTCGAACTGCATCTTGATCATTGACAGGATAACTTGCAATGGGTAGCCTTTCCCAAGGATCATGTTTACGATGAATAAAATCATAAACCGGTGGTGATGGCGGTGAGACATCTTCAGTTTGCTCTATGGTCACATTCGACATAGACAATATTGGTTCTTCACTTTGCTCTTCAATCACAATCGGCACACACACAACTTCGCTGGTTTGCTCTTCAGCCACATCCGACATATTCtccgccttcttcttcttccctatTTGCATAGCTTCTCTCTGGAAAAGAGAAACAATGTCTCCAACCCTCTTCATTTTTCAATAAATCTGCAAGAAAACTACTTTCTATCAATAAAGTTAATTGGGTATTTTGTTTCTGTTCATGTAGTCGATAGCATAGGGAAAAAAGCAAACCCTAAATCAGAAATTTGAGGATTTTGGTACCTTAAATCGGAGTATTCTAGTTTCTGCAGATTGGTTAATGAGCAAGCAAAGTAGCAAACTGCCCGGATTTGCAGCCGGAGTGAGGCCACGAGGGCAGGGGCGCTGGACAGCCGGCCGGCGGCGGCAGCACAGCCGTGCGCAGGCAGGGAAGGGCGAGGGCCGAGGGGCGCGCAGCCGCGCAGGGGGAGGGCCGGGCGGGCGGGAGAACCGGAGGAGAGGCGGAGTTTCCTGGCGGCAGCAGCCGGCAGGGGCGCGACTGGCGGCAAGCCAGCGACGAACGGCGAGGCGGCTGCCTCACTGCCTGGGGGTCACGGGGTCAAGCACTGGGCGTGGGCGTGCGCATGCGTCGGGGACTAGGGCGTCGGGACGAGGAACCTGGACTGGGCGTCTGCGCTTGTGTTCCACTAGTATGTGTAGGTATATAGGCTGTctcaaaatcccagggtgggccgcggCCAACCTTGGCCACCCTGTACGTCCGCCACTGCTTATGTCCACTCGTCTACAATAGTTATGACGACGTGCTCCAAGAAGGAGGATAGTCACTCTCTTCCCAGAGATCATGAGCTTACCATGCAGCGACTCCGGTATGTCTATGCCGGTGACCAACACCATCTTGGCGAGCTAGGCGATGAGGTAGCTGATGTAGGCACCTTCCATCTCAAAGCAAGTCTTGATTAGGAGGGTCTAATTGCCTCTAGCCCAGCAAGAACGCGGTCGTACACACATAACTCACGATGGAAGCTGGTGAACACGATTTCGGCAGCCTGGTAGGCCAAGATGGTGGCAGGGGAGAACTACGGCGAGAAGATCATCCCGGCGAGGCTCGCGTTTGACATCATGGATACTTGTGACATAATGGAAGGTTGGAACCCGCTGATGAGATCCACGGTTACAAACTGGGTCAAAGCTGTAGGTTCGCCGACGTGCTCCATGCATAATCAAGTTCGAGGTGTGCAAGACGTCGTTGGAGTAGTGCAGGCCGCACGACAACTAGGAGACGGTGAGGCTCCCCACTGAGAAGCTTAGAATCAGAAGAATGGCCATGGCAAGCTTCATGCTGATGTCAGGCATCTATGTAATGTGCGCGACGTGCAGCGGAGGGTGCACGAGGCCGGGTGGAGCTGTGTGGAGGTCCACCTCACCAAAAACCGCTTGCCCAAACCACTCTAATCGGGATTAGGTGCTGATGCACAAGGTTTTGAAAAGATGTTGTTGGAGTAGTGCAAGCCGCACGGCAACTAGGAGACCGTTAGGCTCACCACCAAGAAGCTTGGAGTTAGAAGAACAGCCCTCGCAAGCTTCGTGCTGATGTCGGGCATCCATGGATATTTCGGGCAATGTGCGCGATGTGCAGTGGAGGATGGACGAGGCCGGGTGCAGCTGGGCGGAGGTCCAGAGCGACCTACACGATGCCACATCACCAAAAAAATTGCCTGCCCAAACCACTCTAATCAGGATTAGGGAGTAATTGACAAGGTTTTGGAAAGACCAGGGGGTTAAGTAGCGGGTTTTAAACCTCAGGGGCTAAATTGGCCGGCTCGTGAAACTCCAGGGGGCTATGTAGACTTCTTCCCTCCTCTCCCCTTTCCGTTACAAGGAAACGCATTCCAGAATCCAGATCACAATTCTGCCCGATGGACGCCGGCGGCGAGACTGCGGCCCTCCTCCACCGCCAGGGCCTGCCCCTCCGCCCCCGCCACACGCCGGAGTCTCTGGCCCCGTACGTGCCTCTCCACCACTTCTCCTCCAATCTGACGATCTCCCCACTCCGCGCGAGCGATGAAGGCGACGACGAGAGGACGCCCGGCCtcatctcgccggcgccggaggcgCTGGGCAAAGACGACCTCCTCACCGAGATCCTCGCCCGCTCCCCCCGCAGCCGTCCTTGATCCTGCACGCCTCCGTCGTCTCCAAGCGCTGGGGTCGCCTCGCCGCATCCGCCGCCTTCCGCCGCCGCTTGCGCGACCACCACCGCAAGCCCCCTGTCCTCGGCGCATTCGAGAGGGACGGGAAGAAGCTCCTCTTCATCCCTGCCATGGACTCTCCAGATCGCATCCTCGCGGAGAGGTTCTCCCTGCAGGTCTGCGCCGACGAGGCCACCAATGACCACTGGGGCGTGCTCGGCTGCCGCCATGGGCGCGTCCTCGTCGTCAACCGGACGCGGTGTGAGCTCGTGGTGTTCGACCCCATCTCCGGTGACCGCGGCATCGTTCCGTTTCCGCCAGATTTCGACAATCACGCTTACAACACCAATGGAGCTTTGATCGGCGACCAGCAGCTCCGGTCCAGCGCATTTCAGTTGGTCTTGGTAGGCTTTTCTGCCAATGGCGGCGTAGGAGTTACTGCAGCCAGCGTCTACTCCTCGGAGACCGGTGAGTGGGGACAACTCATTGCTGCAGCGAGACCATGTGCTGTTGGCCATCTCCCCTGCACACTCATTGGCAAAAGGCTCTACTGGTGGCTCACTGAGCGTGACCATGGTATACTGGAGTTCAGTTTGGAAACCAAGAGCCTAGCTGTGATCACCAAGCCTTCCATTGAGAACATCCACAGCTGCCGGAGCCGGATCATCAGTGGGGAGGATGGCGGTGTTGGACTCGTCGTATTCTTGTACCCTAGCTTGCAAATGTGGGACCCTAAGGTCAGTGATCGGGGTGTCGCGACATGGGTGCTGCGGAAGACAGTTGACATGCGTGGCAAGCTTGCTCTGCCCTGTAACTTGGAGGCAGGGAAATCGACTATTCTGGGGTACACTGAGGATGCGGATGCGATTATTATATCGGTGCACACATTCCCCTGGGTGCAGAATGGCGATGTTTATGTCTTCCTGGTTCAGCTCGACTTAATGCAGTGCAAGAAACTCCATGGAAGCTTTATGGAAAATTTGTATCACCCGTACGCAAATTTCTACGTCGGTAATTGCTTATCCTTACACTTCGTTAGTGGCCAGAATGCACATGTTTTTGTAGCCTTAAAATGTTTACGGATGACTTAGTTATTTTTTCCTCTTTAGTTAATCGATAAAtcatgactttttgtgtgttataTTCTCTCCTTATTTGCCCTAAAAGATAGAAAATTATGTTGACTAACTTATTGCATCCTATGTATGATTGTTGCAAATGTTCACATACTTTCTATGGCTATATGATTACCAGGCCCAACGGCGCTCAAACTTCTTGGTCGTCTAGACAGTGAATGGGATACTGCTGTACCACAAGCGTAATGGCCAGTCCATCATGGTACCAGTCAAGCTACTACCTAGGTTCGAGTCTCCCCAATTACTTTATATGCAAGGCTGAGAGGCGGCCCTTCCCACGTTGGTTGCATTTGTTGCAATAGTTATCATGTCTCATGTTCATTTTGTTCTTGGTTTCGGAACATTGTGTTGTGCTGCAAGATGCGACTTTCTGTTAAACTGGCTGCGTGTACTTTGTGTTGAGGGTATGTGTTCGAACTCAGGTTGGGAGCGTCCTGTTTGTAACATTTGCTGTAAAGTAGTTCCATTATCTTATGATAGTGGAACTAGAGTTGTATGGATAGAATAATGAATTTACTGTATGAAAGATAGCAAACTATTTTAATTAATCTCTTCTACCACATCATTTTACTCAAAAATTCACATAAATTATATAAATACTAATTGTGTTGTTTAAAGATATCTTGTAGTTAAAAAGCACATCCATAGTTAAAGCTAAGTATAGAATGCTTTAAGGGGGAGACCATTGCTTCTGTCTACCTTCTTTTTATTATACCCATAAATATGTCATAACATGTTGCTGGCTTACCTGAACCAAGTCCTTTATGCtgtactaggactaggagtctaGCTGTAATTAGTAATACACTTCATATGGCTAAGTTGAAAACTAGTCATAAAGAAGAATCAGATGATGTGCTGTACATTAGGTTATGTCAGGGTAATAAGTTTGGTGATCTTCAAAGATTCAGTCATAAGTTCCTTCAGATTACACAAGGAGGTCAGGATGTCAGAATACCCACAGGATACGAAGGCAGAGAGATCCGTGCCGGATATGCTACAGTACTAGTGTGCCGGATATGCTACGGGACACAGTTTGCCAGTTGGCCGCTTCTGAAGGTTCAAATAGAAGATCTTAATTCTGATGCTTGATGATACTCAGGAATCTGCTTATTCCTGAACACCCGGAAAAATGTGATTCTATTTTAAAAGGGTAGTGTTTTTATTTAGGATCATGTCACACACTAGCCAGTGTTAAGGTGATTTTGTTGAGCCTATAGTTGCAAAAACTGAGTGTGTCTTCCTTATTCTTTTTTTGTCGCTGAAATGCCCTTTTAGCTAATATTGCTGGATCTCGCAGAAATCTTGATGCTGCAGTAGCTCAGTTGTGCATTAGTTTTTTTTCTTGGGAAAAGGAGGATGCCTTTTTTCCAGAGAGTCCTGTTATGCATATGATTCTTTATGTACGATTCTTGTAGAAACACAGCACATCAACCAGTTCTTGGGGTGGAACAGAAAATACAGCACAACACTGGTTCTTCCATCGTAAATGGATTGTATCACAAAATGTCGTATGTGCAGCAGTTACAATTTTCCTGTGCACCACAAAATTTTCGATGGCAAGACAGCCAAATTTGGCTAGGGAGGATATTGGCCTCCTGCTGGAGGCGCGGGAGTAATCTACTGAGCTATCGTGGGGCAGGTTGTCCTGCCTGctgttttttctctttttttctcttttcctTGCTTTCTGCAGGAATTGTAAagttcacccccccccccccccccctattaATGAAATAGCAATGCTCCTGCTTGTCCCATAAAAAATCAGTAACTATTTCATTTATATAAAAAAGAGATGATTCATTTCATTCCTTCAAATGGAAAATTTCCAGTAGTTTGCGGGGGGAACCCTTTTTCGTCAAAATTCCAGTAGTTTGCAAGGTGTTCAAAACAAAGCATTAAACACATGGTACCCCTTATCTTTGCCCTTTTTTGTGTTCTGTAGCTCAGGCTACATGGTACCCCTTATCTTTGCCATCCATTTCTGCATCGCGATCCGTGTAGACGCATTTGTCTTTTTTATTTCTCTCAAACGACACAACATATAAACTTCAAATTTTGCAGAACAACAATACATTCTAACTACAATCTGGGAAAAAACTTTCagattttttcatgcattttaaATACTTAAAATAATATTTTTAGTCAAACAAAATCTCATTTTGTATATTTATATCAGACCAAAAAATCTGAAAGTTTTTCCACACGTTGATGTTCTAATGTTTGTTCGATCTGCAAAGTTTGAAGTTCATATGTTGTTTCATTTtagagaaacaaaaaagagaaatctACTTGTCGTAAGTTAGTTGGAGAGTACGGATCTCAAAGCAAGGCTGAAGGGTTGAGGATAAGAGGTTTCATGTAGCCTGAGCTACAAAGAAACTTTGTGTTTAAACACATACCACTCTCTGT
The sequence above is a segment of the Aegilops tauschii subsp. strangulata cultivar AL8/78 chromosome 6, Aet v6.0, whole genome shotgun sequence genome. Coding sequences within it:
- the LOC109762869 gene encoding uncharacterized protein, producing the protein MDSPDRILAERFSLQVCADEATNDHWGVLGCRHGRVLVVNRTRCELVVFDPISGDRGIVPFPPDFDNHAYNTNGALIGDQQLRSSAFQLVLVGFSANGGVGVTAASVYSSETGEWGQLIAAARPCAVGHLPCTLIGKRLYWWLTERDHGILEFSLETKSLAVITKPSIENIHSCRSRIISGEDGGVGLVVFLYPSLQMWDPKVSDRGVATWVLRKTVDMRGKLALPCNLEAGKSTILGYTEDADAIIISVHTFPWVQNGDVYVFLVQLDLMQCKKLHGSFMENLYHPYANFYVGPTALKLLGRLDSEWDTAVPQA